One Nocardia farcinica genomic region harbors:
- a CDS encoding TetR/AcrR family transcriptional regulator, translating to MTTTEASGRGDLARTLDLLWNTGPRPSRGPKPTLTLDRIVEAAVRVADAEGLAAVTMRRVAAELGTGAMSLYRYVPGKAELLDLMLDRVQYPDEEVDADADWRETLRFYAHQTLELYRRHPWLLQVNQTRPVLGPGALANMELLMGRIMPMKLSDPELVSVLVMVESYVAGAARTQLYQRDAERSTGMTDAEFWQAQAPVLEQAMASGRYPVMASLSAAAFDPAFEHFEFGLQRILDGLEVLVARRAQAE from the coding sequence ATGACGACCACCGAGGCGAGCGGCCGCGGCGACTTGGCGCGCACGCTCGACCTGCTCTGGAACACCGGCCCCCGGCCGAGTCGCGGGCCCAAGCCGACGCTGACGCTGGACCGGATCGTCGAGGCCGCGGTGCGGGTGGCCGACGCGGAGGGGCTGGCCGCGGTCACCATGCGCCGGGTGGCCGCCGAACTCGGGACCGGCGCCATGTCGCTGTATCGCTACGTGCCCGGCAAGGCCGAACTGCTCGACCTCATGCTCGACCGCGTCCAGTACCCCGACGAGGAGGTCGACGCCGACGCGGACTGGCGGGAGACCCTGCGCTTCTACGCCCACCAGACGCTCGAGCTCTACCGGCGGCACCCGTGGTTGCTCCAGGTGAACCAGACCCGGCCCGTGCTCGGTCCCGGCGCGCTGGCGAACATGGAACTCCTGATGGGCCGCATCATGCCGATGAAACTGTCCGACCCGGAACTGGTATCGGTGCTGGTGATGGTCGAGAGCTATGTCGCCGGCGCCGCCCGCACCCAGCTCTACCAGCGCGACGCCGAGCGCAGCACCGGGATGACCGACGCGGAGTTCTGGCAGGCGCAGGCACCGGTGCTGGAGCAGGCGATGGCGTCGGGGCGGTATCCGGTGATGGCCTCGCTGTCGGCGGCCGCGTTCGACCCGGCCTTCGAGCACTTCGAGTTCGGTCTGCAGCGCATCCTCGATGGGTTGGAGGTGCTGGTCGCCCGCCGCGCACAGGCCGAGTGA
- a CDS encoding ATP-binding cassette domain-containing protein has product MNDDAVRAEGLRKRYGDKNALDGFDLTVRRGTVHGLLGPNGAGKTTAVRILSTLIRLDGGHATVAGLDVARRPAQVRARIGLTGQYAAVDEVLTGRQNLEMFGRLFHLGARRARQRADELLERFDLVAAADRGVGKYSGGMRRRLDLAASMILAPDVLFLDEPTTGLDPRSRGEVWEAVRALVADGTTVLLTTQYLDEADRLASRITVIDAGRAIADDTPDGLKNAVGGDLIEVVAAESADLPLVAKVVARVCTGEPDTHDAERRVYAPVTDRVAALTEVARTLQDEGVAVEDIGLRRPSLDDVFLHLTGHRTAAEEAA; this is encoded by the coding sequence GTGAACGACGACGCGGTGCGAGCCGAAGGGCTGCGCAAGAGATACGGGGACAAGAACGCGCTGGACGGCTTCGACCTGACCGTGCGGCGCGGGACCGTGCACGGCCTGCTCGGGCCGAACGGCGCGGGCAAGACGACGGCGGTGCGCATCCTGTCCACACTGATCCGGCTCGACGGCGGCCACGCCACCGTCGCCGGGCTCGACGTGGCCCGTCGGCCGGCGCAGGTGCGCGCGCGCATCGGCCTCACCGGCCAGTACGCGGCGGTCGACGAGGTGCTGACGGGTCGGCAGAACCTGGAGATGTTCGGCAGGCTGTTCCACCTGGGCGCCCGCCGTGCCCGCCAGCGCGCCGACGAGCTGCTGGAGCGTTTCGACCTGGTGGCGGCGGCCGACCGCGGCGTCGGCAAGTACAGCGGCGGCATGCGGCGCAGGCTGGACCTGGCCGCGTCGATGATCCTGGCGCCGGACGTGCTGTTCCTGGACGAGCCGACCACCGGCCTCGACCCGCGCAGCCGCGGCGAGGTGTGGGAGGCGGTCCGCGCCCTGGTCGCCGACGGCACCACGGTGCTGCTCACCACCCAGTACCTCGATGAGGCCGACCGGCTGGCCTCCCGGATCACCGTGATCGACGCCGGTCGCGCCATCGCCGACGACACCCCGGACGGGCTGAAGAACGCGGTGGGCGGCGATCTGATCGAGGTGGTCGCCGCCGAGTCCGCCGACCTGCCGTTGGTGGCGAAGGTGGTGGCCCGGGTGTGCACGGGCGAACCGGACACCCACGACGCCGAACGCCGCGTGTACGCGCCGGTCACCGACCGCGTCGCCGCGCTCACCGAGGTCGCCAGGACCCTGCAGGACGAGGGCGTGGCCGTCGAGGACATCGGTTTGCGCAGGCCGAGTCTCGACGACGTGTTCCTGCACCTGACCGGACACCGCACCGCCGCAGAGGAGGCCGCCTGA
- a CDS encoding ABC transporter permease, translating to MTTLTRSRAYWTLADCWNVVRRGLTHYQRQPVNIAWQLGFPILSVLLYGYVFGSAMTVPGGGDYRDFLMPGMFVMTMAFGFIHTASLVVHDSAKGVIDRFRSMPMAPSAVVSGRGVTDLIVACAELTILMITAFVMGWRPDGGLLGAVAAFALLLWLRIALIWVGVWLGLLVPNAEAAGNLFVVAFPLTMISSIFVAPQLMPGWLGHIAAWNPISATVGATRELFGTPVGSGDSWVEQHAVLMAVVWPLLLTAVFLPLAVRRFQRLSR from the coding sequence ATGACCACGCTCACCCGCTCGCGCGCCTACTGGACGCTGGCCGACTGCTGGAACGTGGTGCGCCGCGGGCTCACCCACTACCAGCGTCAACCGGTGAACATCGCCTGGCAGCTCGGTTTCCCGATCCTGTCGGTGCTGCTCTACGGCTACGTGTTCGGCAGCGCGATGACCGTGCCCGGCGGCGGTGACTACCGCGACTTCCTGATGCCGGGCATGTTCGTGATGACGATGGCGTTCGGCTTCATCCACACCGCGTCGCTGGTCGTCCACGACTCCGCCAAGGGCGTGATCGACCGCTTCCGTTCCATGCCGATGGCGCCCTCGGCGGTGGTGTCCGGGCGCGGCGTCACCGATCTGATCGTGGCGTGCGCGGAGCTGACCATCCTGATGATCACCGCGTTCGTGATGGGCTGGCGACCCGACGGCGGGCTGCTCGGCGCGGTCGCGGCCTTCGCCCTGCTGCTGTGGTTGCGGATCGCGCTGATCTGGGTCGGGGTGTGGCTGGGACTGCTGGTGCCGAACGCGGAGGCGGCGGGCAACCTGTTCGTCGTCGCCTTCCCGTTGACGATGATCTCCAGCATCTTCGTCGCGCCCCAGCTCATGCCCGGCTGGCTCGGTCACATCGCGGCGTGGAATCCGATCTCGGCCACGGTCGGCGCCACCCGCGAACTGTTCGGAACCCCGGTCGGTAGCGGGGATTCCTGGGTCGAACAGCACGCGGTGCTGATGGCGGTGGTCTGGCCGCTGCTGCTCACCGCGGTGTTCCTGCCGCTGGCGGTGCGCCGCTTCCAGCGCCTGAGCCGCTGA
- a CDS encoding SgcJ/EcaC family oxidoreductase, which produces MTTTDTTDRAALHALLRAQSAAWAAGDGAAFAATFTPDAVFVSVIGEHIEGSAELARVMQEGFDGFMRDTRLSEPERTTIGFPAPDVAVVVTSGVCVLRGGATTGDPADRSIQTRTAVRRDGRWLFASFQNTRIRQAP; this is translated from the coding sequence ATGACCACCACCGACACCACCGACCGCGCCGCGCTGCACGCACTGCTGCGCGCTCAATCCGCGGCGTGGGCCGCGGGCGACGGCGCGGCGTTCGCCGCGACGTTCACCCCCGACGCGGTGTTCGTCTCGGTGATCGGCGAACACATCGAGGGCAGCGCCGAGCTCGCGCGCGTCATGCAGGAGGGCTTCGACGGCTTCATGCGCGACACCCGGCTGTCCGAGCCGGAACGCACCACCATCGGATTCCCGGCGCCCGACGTCGCGGTGGTGGTGACCAGCGGGGTCTGCGTGCTGCGCGGCGGGGCCACCACCGGCGATCCGGCCGACCGGTCGATCCAGACCAGGACCGCGGTGCGGCGCGACGGACGCTGGCTGTTCGCGAGCTTCCAGAACACGCGCATCCGGCAGGCCCCCTGA
- a CDS encoding helix-turn-helix domain-containing protein, with protein MVATSKRPVTSDRPATDSRVGALLREWRQRRRLSQLDLALLADTSARHLSYVETGRSRPSRAMVLRLCAALDVPLRDRNTLLLAADYAPAYRESDLHDVSLAPVRAALETMLTAHEPYPAVVVDRLWNVLLGNAAMPILTAGLPPHLLEPAPNVYRMVLHPQGLAARLVNHAQVRRLFLERLTRQIAGSDDPALRALHREVESYPEPPEDLAAPAPPSPFEVPIRIRTPAGELAMFSTMATFGAPADVTLSELAIELFYPLDDFTAAVLRGATPADSARESLGDVHDLGVPAG; from the coding sequence GTGGTGGCGACCAGCAAACGACCGGTGACCAGCGATCGACCGGCGACCGACTCCCGGGTCGGCGCACTCCTGCGCGAGTGGCGGCAGCGCCGCCGATTGAGCCAACTCGACCTCGCCCTGCTCGCCGACACGTCGGCCCGGCACCTGTCCTACGTGGAAACCGGCAGGTCGCGACCGAGCCGGGCGATGGTGCTGCGCCTGTGCGCGGCGCTGGATGTGCCACTGCGCGACCGCAACACGCTGCTGCTGGCCGCCGACTACGCCCCCGCCTACCGGGAGAGCGACCTGCACGACGTGAGCCTCGCGCCGGTGCGGGCCGCGCTGGAAACCATGCTCACCGCGCACGAGCCGTATCCGGCGGTGGTGGTGGACCGGCTGTGGAACGTGCTGCTCGGCAACGCCGCGATGCCGATCCTCACCGCGGGCCTGCCGCCGCACCTGCTCGAGCCCGCCCCCAACGTCTACCGGATGGTGCTGCACCCGCAGGGGCTGGCCGCGCGGCTGGTCAACCACGCCCAGGTGCGGCGGCTGTTCCTGGAGCGCCTGACCCGCCAGATCGCCGGAAGCGACGACCCGGCCCTGCGGGCACTGCACCGCGAGGTCGAGAGCTACCCCGAGCCGCCCGAGGACCTCGCCGCGCCCGCGCCGCCCAGCCCCTTCGAGGTGCCCATCCGGATCCGCACCCCCGCGGGTGAACTGGCGATGTTCTCCACCATGGCCACCTTCGGCGCCCCCGCCGACGTCACCCTCTCCGAACTCGCCATCGAGTTGTTCTATCCCCTCGACGATTTCACCGCCGCGGTGCTGCGCGGGGCCACCCCGGCGGACTCAGCCCGCGAATCGCTCGGTGACGTCCACGATCTCGGGGTACCGGCCGGGTAG
- a CDS encoding alpha/beta hydrolase family protein, translating to MTRRRSVVAVAAVTAVATVAVAVAAALVFPTFRLPAPTGAHPVGTTTLHLVDTERREVFGPDPTAPRELMVQVWYPARDTDGALAPLVPGGTAVTEQIARGFGLPARGLDYLTEIPTHARENVPIADSGHPFPVVLLNHGYGSARFYHTSLAEDLAAHGYAVFAIDHTYSTRATALPGGRLATMRTDEDRIGEPDYRDEVGQVWTADVTAVLDRLPALNADPRFAGRLDTGRVGVVGHSFGGAAAYDAAYDPRVTTGIDLDGTLYRFRDRAPLAEPFLFVYSEQAFDLYDRVRRGHVYSDAELAELGASRAEVDRDTAVARRELEHLRAAARAGSPILYVRGTAHNNFMDQQYFSPLLRTLGLIGDIAPERAGAIVNDIVRGFLDARLRGGGLPDLPGRYPEIVDVTERFAG from the coding sequence GTGACCCGGCGGCGGTCGGTCGTCGCCGTCGCCGCGGTGACGGCGGTGGCCACGGTGGCGGTCGCCGTCGCCGCCGCCCTCGTGTTCCCGACCTTCCGGCTGCCCGCACCCACCGGTGCGCATCCGGTCGGCACGACCACACTGCACCTGGTGGACACCGAGCGGCGCGAGGTCTTCGGCCCCGATCCCACCGCGCCGCGGGAGTTGATGGTGCAGGTGTGGTATCCGGCGCGCGACACCGACGGCGCGCTCGCCCCGCTCGTGCCGGGCGGGACCGCGGTGACCGAGCAGATCGCCCGCGGCTTCGGGCTCCCGGCACGCGGGCTGGACTATCTCACCGAGATCCCGACCCATGCCCGCGAGAACGTGCCGATCGCGGATTCCGGGCACCCGTTCCCGGTGGTGCTGCTCAACCACGGCTACGGTTCCGCGCGGTTCTATCACACGTCCCTCGCCGAGGATCTGGCCGCGCACGGCTACGCGGTGTTCGCGATCGACCACACCTACAGCACCCGGGCCACCGCGCTGCCCGGTGGCCGCCTCGCCACCATGCGCACCGACGAGGACCGCATCGGCGAACCCGACTACCGCGACGAGGTCGGACAGGTGTGGACCGCCGACGTCACCGCCGTGCTCGACCGGTTGCCCGCGCTGAACGCCGATCCGCGGTTCGCCGGACGGCTCGACACCGGGCGGGTGGGCGTGGTCGGGCACTCCTTCGGCGGCGCCGCCGCCTACGACGCCGCCTACGACCCGCGCGTCACGACCGGCATCGACCTCGACGGCACCCTGTATCGGTTCCGCGATCGCGCGCCGCTGGCCGAGCCGTTCCTGTTCGTCTACTCCGAACAGGCCTTCGACCTCTACGACAGGGTGCGGCGCGGGCACGTCTACAGCGATGCCGAACTCGCCGAGCTGGGGGCGAGCCGCGCCGAGGTCGACCGCGACACCGCGGTCGCGCGCCGCGAACTCGAGCATCTGCGCGCCGCGGCGCGAGCGGGCAGCCCGATCCTGTACGTGCGGGGCACCGCGCACAACAACTTCATGGACCAGCAGTACTTCTCACCGCTGCTGCGGACGCTCGGACTGATCGGCGACATCGCCCCCGAGCGTGCGGGCGCGATCGTGAACGACATCGTCCGCGGTTTTCTCGACGCCCGGTTGCGCGGTGGTGGGCTGCCGGACCTACCCGGCCGGTACCCCGAGATCGTGGACGTCACCGAGCGATTCGCGGGCTGA
- a CDS encoding M13 family metallopeptidase: MTENGAAPGRRACGLRWDRRRFLTVGAAVPLAVTLASCAGEDAAAPTGTAGPDLTGVDPAVRPQDDLFRHVNGGWLRDYRLPPDKASHGTFEELADRTEDRLREILEAPDDAGPGTDARRLRDLYRAYLDTAAIEAAGTRPLADLLGEIDAAATKSDLARVAGALHALEVTGPVWLRVEPDRKDSTRHRPYLVQSGLGMPDEAYYREPVHSELRTAYRGYLTRIATAAGLPDPAGVAERVFDLETRLAAGHVDMVRWVDSLSSYHPWSWTELRDRAPGFDWDAWLDGLGGQRARFETVLVDQPEYPAALARLWEAEDAGRWREYLRLRLFDHYAPVLPAAFADAHFDWAERAQTGIQQPPPRWRAAVRFVRTKMGDALGREYAQRHFPAESKRQVEQLVEDLLAAYRQRLAEADWMSEQTRRTALAKVDKIVALIGYPDTWRDYSGLVVRPGELLASLRAVENHEFRHRLGRLDRPVDRREWTMLTPVEVNANYSWEINHIVFPAAILQPPFFDPAAAPAVNYGAIGVVIGHEIGHGFDTGGSRYDENGTLRDWWTSADKAAFEAKTKAVIAQYDPLVPAGMPPDRRVNGALTVTENLADIRGVSTALAAYRIAAARAGAAEPDWRALFLSYARIWRHTATPEYTAATLGLDSHAPAEFRVNQVVRNMAEFHTAFEVRPGDGMYLAEHERVRL, encoded by the coding sequence ATGACGGAGAACGGGGCTGCGCCGGGGCGCAGAGCGTGTGGCCTGCGATGGGACAGGCGACGATTCCTCACGGTCGGCGCGGCGGTGCCGCTGGCGGTGACGCTGGCTTCCTGCGCGGGGGAGGACGCCGCCGCACCGACGGGTACGGCCGGGCCGGATCTGACCGGCGTCGATCCGGCTGTGCGTCCGCAGGACGACTTGTTCCGGCACGTGAACGGCGGCTGGTTGCGCGACTACCGGCTACCGCCGGACAAGGCGTCGCACGGCACCTTCGAGGAACTCGCCGACCGCACCGAGGACCGGCTGCGGGAGATCCTGGAAGCGCCGGACGACGCCGGGCCGGGCACCGACGCGCGCAGGCTGCGCGATCTGTACCGGGCCTACCTGGACACCGCCGCGATCGAGGCCGCGGGCACCCGTCCGCTGGCCGACCTGCTCGGTGAGATCGACGCCGCCGCGACGAAATCCGACCTGGCGCGGGTCGCGGGCGCCCTGCACGCCCTCGAGGTCACCGGTCCGGTGTGGCTGCGGGTCGAGCCCGACCGCAAGGACTCCACCCGGCACCGTCCGTACCTGGTGCAGTCGGGGCTGGGGATGCCGGACGAGGCCTACTACCGTGAGCCCGTCCACAGCGAACTGCGCACGGCCTACCGCGGTTACCTGACCCGCATCGCGACCGCCGCGGGCCTGCCCGATCCGGCGGGCGTGGCCGAGCGGGTGTTCGACCTGGAGACCCGGCTCGCCGCCGGCCACGTCGACATGGTGCGGTGGGTGGACTCGCTGTCGTCGTATCACCCCTGGTCCTGGACCGAATTGCGGGACCGGGCACCGGGATTCGACTGGGATGCCTGGCTCGACGGCCTCGGTGGGCAGCGCGCCCGGTTCGAGACCGTGCTGGTCGATCAACCCGAGTATCCCGCGGCGCTGGCCCGGCTGTGGGAGGCCGAGGACGCCGGTCGGTGGCGGGAGTACCTGCGGCTGCGACTGTTCGACCACTATGCGCCGGTGCTGCCCGCGGCGTTCGCCGACGCGCACTTCGACTGGGCGGAGCGGGCGCAGACGGGCATCCAGCAGCCGCCGCCGCGCTGGCGGGCCGCGGTGCGGTTCGTGCGCACGAAGATGGGCGACGCACTCGGCCGCGAATACGCGCAGCGGCACTTCCCGGCCGAATCCAAACGGCAGGTCGAGCAGTTGGTCGAGGATCTGCTCGCCGCCTACCGACAGCGCCTCGCCGAGGCGGACTGGATGTCGGAACAGACCCGCCGCACCGCGCTGGCCAAGGTCGACAAGATCGTGGCGCTCATCGGCTACCCGGACACCTGGCGTGACTACTCGGGCCTGGTGGTGCGTCCCGGCGAACTGCTCGCCTCGCTGCGCGCGGTGGAGAACCACGAATTCCGCCACCGGCTCGGCCGCCTGGACCGGCCCGTCGATCGGCGGGAGTGGACGATGCTGACCCCGGTGGAGGTGAACGCGAACTACAGCTGGGAGATCAACCACATCGTGTTCCCCGCCGCGATCCTGCAACCGCCGTTCTTCGACCCGGCCGCCGCGCCTGCGGTGAACTACGGCGCGATCGGCGTGGTGATCGGTCACGAGATCGGGCACGGCTTCGACACCGGCGGCTCCCGTTACGACGAGAACGGCACCCTGCGCGACTGGTGGACGAGCGCGGACAAGGCGGCGTTCGAGGCGAAGACGAAAGCCGTGATCGCCCAGTACGATCCGCTCGTCCCGGCCGGCATGCCGCCGGACCGGCGGGTGAACGGCGCGCTCACCGTCACCGAGAACCTCGCCGACATCCGCGGGGTGAGCACCGCACTGGCCGCTTACCGCATCGCCGCCGCCCGCGCGGGAGCCGCCGAACCCGATTGGCGAGCGCTGTTCCTGTCCTATGCCCGCATCTGGCGGCACACCGCGACGCCGGAGTACACCGCGGCGACCCTCGGACTGGATTCGCACGCACCCGCCGAGTTCCGGGTCAACCAGGTGGTCCGCAACATGGCCGAGTTCCACACGGCCTTCGAGGTCCGGCCCGGCGACGGCATGTACCTGGCCGAGCACGAACGGGTGCGGTTGTGA
- a CDS encoding class I SAM-dependent methyltransferase — translation MTDLDYLTVNKALWDERVPVHLDSEFYDLDGFLAGAEALRPFELAEVGDVGGADLVHLQCHFGLDTLAWARHGARVTGLDFSAPAIEAARRIADSAGLSARFVTADVYSAVDELAATYDIVYTGIGALCWLPDITRWARVVAALLRPGGFLYLAEFHPFTDVLDDATGTTVTLDYFAEGPEVWDEPDAGTYADRGASLRNTTSVEFRHGLGEILTALAAAGLRLEFLHEHDHTLFPRFEALERHGIEYRFPPGRARVPLMYSLKATRQR, via the coding sequence ATGACCGACCTCGACTATCTGACGGTGAACAAGGCGCTGTGGGACGAGCGGGTGCCCGTGCACCTGGACAGCGAGTTCTACGACCTGGACGGCTTCCTCGCCGGCGCCGAGGCGCTGCGCCCGTTCGAACTGGCCGAGGTCGGCGACGTCGGCGGCGCCGATCTGGTTCACCTGCAATGCCATTTCGGGCTCGACACCCTCGCCTGGGCCCGGCACGGCGCCCGTGTCACCGGGCTGGACTTCTCCGCGCCCGCCATCGAGGCGGCCCGCCGGATCGCCGACTCCGCGGGCCTGTCCGCGCGGTTCGTCACCGCCGACGTCTACTCCGCCGTCGACGAACTCGCCGCCACCTACGACATCGTCTACACCGGTATCGGCGCCCTGTGCTGGCTGCCCGACATCACCCGGTGGGCGCGGGTCGTCGCCGCGCTGCTGCGGCCCGGCGGCTTCCTCTACCTCGCCGAATTCCACCCCTTCACCGACGTGCTCGACGACGCCACCGGCACCACCGTCACCCTCGACTACTTCGCCGAGGGCCCCGAGGTCTGGGACGAGCCGGACGCGGGCACCTACGCCGACCGGGGTGCGTCCCTGCGCAACACCACCTCGGTGGAGTTCCGCCACGGCCTCGGCGAGATCCTCACCGCACTGGCCGCGGCCGGGTTGCGGCTCGAGTTCCTGCACGAGCACGACCACACCCTGTTCCCGCGATTCGAGGCGCTCGAGCGGCACGGGATCGAGTACCGGTTCCCGCCGGGGCGGGCGCGGGTACCGCTGATGTACTCGTTGAAGGCGACCCGGCAGCGGTGA
- a CDS encoding DUF6194 family protein, whose product MSIDEIAEFLESLGGVLTLRPGPGDGSPELAWGDLFFYYAPDGRVPTRTQPFATVVTKNYPDDESSRLDRPGVFRLNIAAGREAFVATLGRTPRENAAPEEDPGAVDTVIAHPVYGGAGWLAVVAPGPRTDEVCRTLLRTAHERARAAYERRTAN is encoded by the coding sequence ATGAGTATCGACGAGATCGCCGAATTCCTCGAATCCCTCGGTGGTGTGCTGACGCTGCGGCCCGGTCCCGGTGACGGTTCGCCGGAACTGGCCTGGGGCGACCTGTTCTTCTACTACGCCCCGGACGGCCGGGTACCCACCCGCACCCAGCCCTTCGCCACCGTCGTCACCAAGAACTATCCCGACGACGAGAGCTCCCGCCTCGACCGCCCCGGCGTGTTCCGGCTGAACATCGCCGCCGGGCGGGAGGCGTTCGTCGCGACCCTGGGGCGCACGCCGCGGGAAAACGCTGCGCCCGAGGAGGATCCGGGCGCGGTGGACACGGTGATCGCGCACCCGGTCTACGGCGGCGCGGGCTGGCTGGCGGTCGTGGCTCCCGGCCCGCGCACCGACGAGGTCTGCCGGACCCTGCTGCGCACGGCGCACGAGCGGGCCCGGGCAGCCTACGAACGGCGCACCGCGAACTGA
- a CDS encoding MerR family transcriptional regulator, protein MESRNSGPMRTVTVARRSGYSVQQIRNLEGDGVLPPAARTDSGYRVYDDRHVRAARAYRALAAAVGPVEAKTIMRTVHAAPVAEALARLDAAHADLDRQRRDLRAAEAAAHAIADEPLTAVRPADAMTVSELADALGIRASTLRHWDAEGLVVPGRAGGARRYSPTDVRDARIVHQLRRAGHRIDDLRTLLPHFRGARRHEVLAALAARGETLTRRSRALLTAAAELDGLLAEAEPAAGPGRLTARN, encoded by the coding sequence GTGGAAAGCCGCAACAGTGGGCCGATGCGGACGGTGACCGTCGCGCGCCGCAGCGGATATTCGGTGCAGCAGATCCGCAATCTCGAGGGCGACGGCGTGCTCCCACCCGCGGCCCGCACCGACAGCGGCTATCGGGTCTACGACGACCGCCACGTGCGCGCCGCCCGCGCCTATCGCGCACTCGCCGCGGCCGTCGGCCCGGTGGAGGCCAAGACGATCATGCGCACCGTGCACGCCGCGCCGGTCGCCGAGGCACTGGCCCGGCTCGACGCCGCGCACGCCGACCTCGACCGCCAACGCCGCGACCTGCGGGCGGCCGAAGCCGCCGCGCACGCCATCGCCGACGAACCACTCACCGCGGTCCGTCCCGCCGACGCGATGACGGTCTCCGAACTCGCCGACGCACTCGGCATCCGCGCCTCCACGCTGCGCCACTGGGACGCCGAGGGCCTGGTCGTACCCGGGCGGGCGGGCGGTGCCCGGCGCTACTCCCCCACCGACGTCCGCGACGCCCGCATCGTCCACCAGCTCCGCCGCGCGGGCCACCGCATCGACGACCTGCGCACCCTGCTCCCCCACTTCCGCGGCGCCCGCAGGCACGAGGTCCTGGCCGCCCTCGCCGCCCGCGGCGAAACCCTCACCCGCCGCTCCCGCGCTCTGCTCACCGCCGCCGCCGAACTCGACGGGCTGCTGGCGGAGGCGGAGCCCGCGGCGGGGCCGGGGCGGCTCACCGCGCGAAACTGA
- a CDS encoding nuclear transport factor 2 family protein yields the protein MATAIEDYYATVDSGRLAEATAMLADDVEFAMVLPNGINLGRGRAAMLDYLAGRPPVDRRHRVLRVAADGDTMFAYGEVTEQGGRVTTGHFVGAMHVGADGLIDRYQVSFSVDFALVPDRPTRSSPR from the coding sequence ATGGCTACGGCGATCGAGGACTACTACGCCACCGTCGACAGCGGCCGGCTCGCGGAGGCGACCGCGATGCTCGCCGACGACGTCGAGTTCGCCATGGTGCTGCCGAACGGGATCAACCTGGGCCGGGGGCGCGCCGCGATGCTCGACTATCTGGCGGGCCGCCCGCCGGTCGACCGACGGCACCGGGTGCTGCGGGTGGCCGCCGACGGCGACACGATGTTCGCCTACGGCGAGGTCACCGAGCAGGGCGGCCGCGTGACCACCGGGCACTTCGTCGGCGCCATGCACGTCGGCGCGGACGGGCTCATCGATCGCTACCAGGTGAGTTTCAGCGTGGATTTCGCGCTCGTGCCCGATCGACCGACGAGGAGTTCCCCACGATGA